From the Alphaproteobacteria bacterium genome, one window contains:
- a CDS encoding type II secretion system GspH family protein: MTTHSSPSTSPSHCKRYKQSGVTLVELSIVLVILALLTGGIVSGVAMLRSTEFRKVFSEFQQFQMAISTFNTKYDDLPGDTTDATAIWGMAPNASSPAVSDAACAALTSSSPSQGTRTCNGDGDGAIAVGYEEYRAWQQLSNANMIDGNYTGVGSTASAGEGHQTGINCPKSAFRDGCWRVFFRDSTDAQRDPFYLFEGNYDTHLFSIWGGSNTLNNFTPLFTPAEIWELDNKLDDGNPATGAIVVPHATGVGNPFAGCSLTTLGAATDENDVDAIYNTNGKDRVCQIYIKADF, from the coding sequence ATGACAACGCATTCTTCACCATCAACTTCGCCAAGCCATTGCAAGCGCTACAAGCAATCGGGCGTAACATTGGTTGAGCTATCTATTGTTTTGGTCATCCTCGCACTACTCACCGGTGGGATTGTGAGCGGCGTCGCCATGTTACGCAGCACTGAATTTCGCAAGGTTTTTTCTGAATTCCAGCAGTTTCAGATGGCCATATCCACATTTAATACAAAATATGATGACTTGCCTGGCGACACTACAGACGCCACCGCAATTTGGGGAATGGCGCCCAATGCCAGTTCTCCTGCCGTAAGCGATGCAGCATGTGCCGCACTCACCAGCAGCAGTCCCAGCCAAGGTACACGCACATGTAACGGCGATGGCGATGGCGCAATCGCCGTTGGCTACGAAGAATATCGCGCATGGCAACAGCTTTCTAACGCCAATATGATTGATGGCAATTACACCGGAGTTGGCTCCACTGCCAGCGCTGGTGAAGGACATCAAACAGGCATCAATTGTCCAAAATCCGCATTTCGCGATGGCTGCTGGCGTGTCTTTTTCCGCGATAGCACAGATGCCCAGCGCGATCCGTTTTATTTATTCGAAGGCAATTACGATACCCATCTGTTTTCCATATGGGGCGGATCGAATACATTAAATAATTTCACGCCGCTTTTTACCCCAGCCGAAATATGGGAATTAGATAATAAGCTTGATGATGGAAATCCAGCTACAGGCGCTATAGTCGTGCCCCATGCTACAGGCGTAGGCAACCCTTTTGCTGGCTGTAGCCTCACCACTTTAGGTGCTGCAACCGACGAAAACGATGTAGACGCAATATACAATACCAACGGCAAAGATCGCGTGTGTCAGATTTATATCAAAGCGGATTTTTGA